In Mycobacterium stomatepiae, the following are encoded in one genomic region:
- a CDS encoding class I SAM-dependent methyltransferase, which yields MQRMDFDALYRGESPGEGIPPMATPPWDTKAPKENVIGWHTGGWVHGNVLDIGCGLGDNAVYLARNGYTVTGLDISPTALITAERRATDAGVDITFAVTDATTLDGYTDAFDTIVDSGMFHCLDDQGKRGYAAASHRATKPGATLLISCFADANPPDPERPRPAVSERILRDVLGSAGWDIVALEPASVRREVDGSEIEMAFWYVRAQRR from the coding sequence TTGCAGCGCATGGATTTCGACGCCCTGTACCGCGGCGAGAGCCCGGGCGAGGGCATCCCGCCGATGGCCACACCGCCATGGGATACCAAGGCGCCCAAGGAGAATGTCATCGGCTGGCACACGGGCGGCTGGGTGCACGGCAATGTGCTGGACATCGGCTGCGGGCTCGGCGACAACGCCGTGTACCTGGCCCGCAACGGCTACACCGTGACCGGGCTGGACATCTCCCCGACCGCGCTGATCACCGCCGAGCGACGCGCCACGGACGCCGGAGTCGACATCACGTTCGCGGTGACCGACGCGACCACGCTCGACGGCTACACCGATGCGTTCGACACCATCGTGGACAGCGGCATGTTCCACTGCCTCGACGACCAGGGCAAACGCGGCTACGCGGCCGCCTCGCACCGCGCCACCAAGCCGGGCGCCACGCTGCTGATCAGTTGCTTCGCCGACGCCAACCCGCCCGATCCGGAGCGGCCGCGGCCGGCGGTATCCGAGCGGATACTGCGGGACGTCCTTGGCAGCGCCGGCTGGGACATCGTCGCGCTGGAACCCGCTTCGGTGCGACGCGAGGTCGACGGGAGCGAAATTGAGATGGCGTTCTGGTACGTCCGCGCGCAGCGCCGCTGA
- a CDS encoding DUF6065 family protein: MSDNADGPARPLIGFITGDNAPQIAPAPVGREWMTKQAEADKGWPSRCLPMLIANQSGWVMRNPCAFTATWIAQDSMDVMIEPDQYGADRFLPASHFGNGIITWRLPILFRTPPGYNLLVRGPANYPKDAICALEGIVETDWASASFSMNWKLTRKLMPVRFEVDEPICMIVPQRRGELEEFAPELKSIAADEELHRKHELFLRERDATKHAEQLARVAAGDRVDWQGDYTRGKHRDGEAGAPDHQTRRHLRSFTGPE, from the coding sequence GTGAGTGACAACGCCGACGGGCCAGCCCGCCCGCTGATCGGGTTCATCACCGGCGACAACGCGCCGCAGATCGCCCCGGCACCGGTTGGCCGGGAGTGGATGACAAAACAGGCAGAAGCGGACAAGGGTTGGCCCAGCCGGTGTTTGCCAATGCTGATCGCCAACCAAAGCGGCTGGGTGATGCGCAATCCCTGCGCGTTCACCGCCACCTGGATAGCCCAAGACAGCATGGACGTGATGATCGAACCGGATCAATACGGAGCCGATCGGTTCTTGCCCGCCAGCCATTTCGGCAACGGCATCATCACTTGGCGACTGCCGATCCTGTTTCGCACCCCGCCCGGCTACAACCTGTTGGTCCGCGGACCGGCGAACTATCCCAAGGACGCCATCTGCGCGCTGGAAGGCATCGTCGAAACCGACTGGGCAAGCGCAAGTTTCAGCATGAACTGGAAGCTAACCCGCAAACTGATGCCGGTCCGATTCGAGGTCGACGAACCGATCTGCATGATCGTCCCGCAACGCCGCGGCGAACTCGAGGAATTCGCCCCCGAACTCAAGAGCATCGCGGCCGACGAAGAGCTACACCGCAAACATGAACTGTTCTTGCGCGAGCGTGACGCCACCAAGCACGCCGAACAACTGGCCAGGGTCGCCGCGGGAGACCGAGTGGACTGGCAGGGCGACTACACGCGAGGCAAGCACCGAGACGGCGAGGCGGGCGCACCGGATCACCAGACTCGCCGCCATCTTCGTTCGTTCACCGGGCCGGAATAG
- a CDS encoding DUF6065 family protein, with protein sequence MSDRSDGTSRPLIGFTTRDNAPPIVPAPIGRAWMPDMSKTRTGWPNRCLPMLIANQSGWELRNPCAFTATWMGQPGGVDVMITPHQRGTDQFLPASHFGNGILTWHLPLLFRTPPDYNLLVRGPANYPKDAICALEGIVETDWASASFSMNWKLTRKLMPVRFEVDEPICMIVPQRRGELEEFAPELKSIAADEELHRKYEFFLRSRSRAQQLEQLARVDAGEQVQWQGDYTRGRHTDGEAGAPDHQTRRHLRSFAQQQPAEREDVSWDVRAQQG encoded by the coding sequence GTGAGTGACAGGTCCGACGGGACGTCCCGTCCGTTGATCGGCTTCACTACCCGCGACAACGCGCCCCCGATCGTCCCGGCACCGATTGGCCGCGCGTGGATGCCGGATATGTCGAAGACCCGTACGGGTTGGCCGAACCGGTGTCTACCGATGCTGATCGCCAACCAAAGCGGATGGGAGCTGCGCAATCCCTGCGCGTTCACCGCCACCTGGATGGGTCAGCCGGGTGGCGTGGACGTGATGATCACGCCCCATCAGCGCGGCACGGATCAGTTCCTGCCCGCCAGCCATTTCGGCAACGGCATCCTGACCTGGCATCTGCCGCTCCTGTTTCGCACCCCGCCCGACTACAACCTGTTGGTCCGCGGACCGGCGAACTATCCCAAGGACGCCATCTGCGCGCTGGAAGGAATCGTCGAAACCGACTGGGCAAGCGCAAGTTTCAGCATGAACTGGAAGCTAACCCGCAAACTGATGCCGGTCCGATTCGAGGTCGACGAACCGATCTGCATGATCGTCCCGCAACGCCGCGGCGAGCTCGAGGAATTCGCCCCCGAACTCAAGAGCATCGCGGCCGACGAAGAGCTACACCGCAAGTACGAATTCTTTCTTCGCTCCCGCAGCAGGGCACAGCAACTCGAGCAGCTGGCGCGGGTCGACGCGGGAGAGCAAGTGCAATGGCAGGGCGACTACACGCGGGGCAGACACACCGACGGCGAGGCCGGCGCGCCGGATCACCAGACCCGCCGTCACCTCCGTTCCTTTGCTCAGCAACAACCCGCCGAGCGCGAAGACGTGTCCTGGGACGTACGCGCGCAACAGGGTTAA
- a CDS encoding NAD(P)-binding domain-containing protein: MRQERVVIVGAGPAGVSTAVSLRDRGVAAILVERADQVANSWRRRCETDRLNTPHRLSHMPGRPYPKRTPTFPTCGAVADYFDRHAHQDGITLRLGVTVERIDPQPGGWTVVTPLPIPDDGPFAACAARNDPPTVVDADVIGSIRNGAIEVVKTIDRFDRAAVSLVDGTRLEPDVVICATGFRSGLQAVVGHLGLLDDWAARCDWRPSRPRAGSGSSATSCDRR, translated from the coding sequence ATGCGCCAAGAACGTGTGGTGATCGTCGGCGCGGGACCGGCCGGGGTTTCCACGGCGGTCAGCCTCCGGGATCGGGGAGTGGCGGCGATTCTGGTGGAGCGTGCGGACCAGGTGGCGAATTCGTGGCGACGCCGTTGCGAGACGGACAGGCTCAATACTCCTCACCGACTGTCGCATATGCCTGGTCGCCCCTATCCCAAGCGCACACCCACATTTCCCACCTGCGGTGCGGTCGCGGACTACTTCGATCGCCACGCACACCAAGACGGCATCACGCTGAGGCTGGGAGTTACGGTCGAACGCATCGATCCGCAACCCGGCGGTTGGACCGTGGTGACACCCTTGCCGATCCCGGACGACGGCCCGTTTGCCGCCTGCGCGGCGCGCAACGATCCTCCGACCGTTGTCGATGCCGACGTGATCGGCTCGATCAGGAACGGAGCCATCGAGGTGGTCAAAACGATCGATAGGTTCGATCGCGCCGCGGTATCCCTGGTCGATGGCACCCGGCTCGAGCCCGATGTGGTCATCTGTGCAACGGGCTTCCGATCCGGGCTCCAGGCCGTCGTCGGCCATCTCGGCCTCCTCGACGATTGGGCTGCCCGATGCGACTGGCGCCCGAGCCGGCCGCGCGCGGGCTCTGGTTCATCGGCTACCAGCTGCGACCGTCGCTGA
- a CDS encoding serine hydrolase domain-containing protein: MNLDRNQASIREVCDAGLLAGAVTVVWQHGETLQVNEIGHRDVGARLPMQRDTLFRIASMTKPVTVATIMSMVDEGKLTLKDPITRWTPELAGLRVLDDPRGPLDRTHPVNRAILIEDLLTHTSGLAYGFSVSGPISRAYMRLPFNQGPDAWLEELAKLPLVHQPGERVTYSHSIDLLGVIASRVDGKPFHEVLDERILGPAGMPDTGFFVSPEARRRAATMYSLDDDHRLRHDVMGPPHIRPPSFCNAGGGLWSTAEDYLRFVRMLLGDGTIDGVRVLSAESVRLMRTDRLTDEQKRHDFLGAPYWMGRGFGLNLSVVTDPAKSTPLFGPGGVGTFSWPGAYGTWWQADPSADLILLYLIQNMPDLTVDAATAVAGNTSLAKLRTAQPKFVRRTYQALDL, encoded by the coding sequence GTGAATCTCGACCGCAATCAGGCCTCCATCCGTGAGGTCTGCGATGCCGGCCTGCTCGCCGGTGCGGTCACCGTGGTATGGCAGCACGGAGAAACACTGCAGGTCAACGAGATCGGCCACCGGGACGTGGGCGCGCGCCTGCCGATGCAGCGGGACACGCTTTTCCGCATCGCCTCGATGACCAAGCCGGTCACCGTGGCCACGATCATGAGCATGGTCGACGAAGGCAAGCTGACGCTCAAGGACCCGATCACGCGCTGGACACCGGAGTTGGCCGGCCTGCGGGTGCTCGACGACCCGCGTGGTCCGCTGGACCGCACGCACCCGGTCAACCGGGCGATCCTGATCGAGGATCTGCTGACCCACACCAGCGGGCTGGCCTACGGATTTTCGGTATCCGGGCCGATCTCCCGGGCCTACATGCGGCTGCCGTTCAATCAGGGCCCCGATGCCTGGCTCGAGGAGCTGGCCAAGCTTCCGTTGGTGCATCAGCCCGGCGAGCGGGTCACCTATAGCCACTCCATAGATCTGTTGGGCGTCATCGCTTCTCGTGTCGACGGCAAGCCGTTCCACGAGGTGCTCGACGAGCGGATCCTGGGCCCGGCGGGCATGCCCGACACCGGGTTCTTCGTTTCACCCGAGGCCCGGCGACGCGCCGCGACCATGTATTCGCTCGACGACGATCACCGGTTGCGCCACGACGTCATGGGGCCGCCGCACATCAGGCCGCCGTCGTTCTGCAACGCCGGCGGCGGGTTGTGGTCGACCGCGGAGGACTACCTACGATTCGTCCGGATGCTGCTCGGCGACGGGACCATCGACGGCGTGCGGGTGTTGTCGGCCGAATCGGTCCGCCTGATGCGGACCGACCGGCTCACCGACGAGCAGAAGCGGCACGACTTCCTGGGCGCTCCCTACTGGATGGGGCGCGGCTTCGGGTTGAACCTGTCGGTGGTGACCGATCCGGCGAAGTCGACGCCGCTGTTCGGGCCGGGCGGAGTGGGAACGTTCAGCTGGCCGGGCGCCTATGGGACGTGGTGGCAGGCGGATCCGTCGGCGGATCTGATCCTGCTGTATCTGATTCAGAACATGCCCGACCTGACCGTGGACGCGGCCACCGCCGTCGCAGGCAACACGTCGTTGGCGAAACTTCGCACCGCGCAACCGAAGTTCGTCCGCCGCACGTACCAAGCGCTCGACCTCTAG
- a CDS encoding GNAT family N-acetyltransferase, translated as MVTHPPDRIVGPRLVLRLPTVGDAGALYQRVARDRAVTKYLMWSPHPDVATTRRVIAEKLNASDDERTWAVELRHSGEVIGLTSCRRSAPDSVEIGYCLGRKWWGKGLMGEVLDMLLTALRANPELSRVWATCSVDNDRSAHLLERAGFVQEARLERHAVYPTIGPEPRDALLYGMAL; from the coding sequence GTGGTCACCCACCCGCCCGATCGCATCGTCGGCCCGCGGCTGGTGCTGCGCCTGCCTACGGTCGGGGACGCCGGCGCGCTGTACCAGCGGGTCGCCCGCGATCGCGCGGTCACGAAATACCTGATGTGGTCGCCGCATCCGGACGTGGCGACGACGCGGCGGGTGATTGCCGAGAAACTCAACGCCAGCGACGACGAGCGCACCTGGGCCGTCGAACTGCGGCACAGCGGCGAAGTGATCGGGTTGACCAGTTGCCGGCGCTCAGCGCCCGATTCGGTCGAGATCGGCTACTGCCTCGGCCGCAAGTGGTGGGGCAAGGGTCTGATGGGCGAGGTGCTGGACATGCTGCTGACCGCGCTGCGCGCCAACCCCGAGCTGTCCCGGGTCTGGGCGACCTGCAGCGTCGACAACGACCGGTCGGCACACCTACTGGAACGGGCCGGGTTCGTGCAGGAGGCTCGGCTGGAGCGCCACGCCGTCTACCCCACGATCGGACCCGAGCCGAGGGACGCCTTGCTCTACGGCATGGCCCTCTAG
- a CDS encoding ABC transporter ATP-binding protein: protein MSLELDRVRLSYTGDPVIDDLSLVVRPGEILVLTGPSGCGKSTVLRAVAGLLRPDAGRILADGADVATTSGDRGMVFQDNALLPWRTVRSNIELALRLRGVPRSGRRAEADRWIAELGLTGFGDYLPKSLSGGMRQRVQLARGLAGTPRAVMMDEPFGALDTQTRTAMQRLLIETWSAHPTTIVFVTHDVDEALLLGDRIAVLGKAGQPLRGLIDVPEPRIDQQRTALRAEVIAALDHSVAAA from the coding sequence ATGAGCCTGGAACTGGATCGAGTTCGACTGTCCTACACTGGGGATCCGGTGATCGACGACCTGAGCCTGGTCGTGCGTCCGGGGGAGATCCTGGTGCTGACCGGACCGTCGGGGTGCGGCAAGTCGACCGTGTTGCGTGCCGTGGCGGGACTGCTGCGACCCGACGCCGGCCGGATCCTGGCCGACGGCGCCGACGTGGCCACCACCTCGGGCGACCGCGGGATGGTGTTCCAGGACAACGCCTTGCTGCCCTGGCGCACCGTGCGATCCAACATCGAGTTGGCCTTGCGGTTGCGTGGCGTGCCGCGTTCCGGTCGCCGCGCGGAGGCCGACCGCTGGATCGCCGAGCTCGGTCTCACCGGCTTCGGCGACTACCTGCCCAAGAGCCTGTCCGGCGGCATGCGTCAGCGGGTCCAGTTGGCTCGCGGCCTGGCCGGGACGCCGCGCGCGGTGATGATGGACGAGCCGTTCGGCGCGTTGGACACTCAAACCCGTACGGCCATGCAGCGCTTGCTGATCGAGACCTGGAGCGCGCATCCGACGACGATCGTCTTCGTCACCCACGACGTCGACGAGGCGCTGCTGCTGGGTGACCGCATCGCCGTGCTCGGCAAGGCCGGTCAGCCGTTGCGTGGCCTGATCGACGTTCCGGAGCCGCGCATCGATCAGCAGCGCACCGCGCTGCGCGCCGAAGTCATTGCCGCACTCGATCATTCGGTGGCGGCGGCATGA
- a CDS encoding ABC transporter permease, whose product MRAPRRSASPWQWRLLRLASIAAAIGLWQVLTADRVRLLLRFDTLPTVTEIVHALQRRLGTYEYWLDLAQSLIRILTGFGLAAVVGVATGVLLGRSRLFANTFGPLAELARPIPAIAMVPVAILLFPTDEAGIVFITFLAAYFPIMVSTRHAVRALPTLWEDSVRTLGGNRWDVLKKVVLPGILPGVFGGLSVGMGVAWICVISAEMISGRLGIGYRTWQDYTVLAYPQVFVGIITIGVLGFATAAAVEVVGRRVTSWLPRAEEEQR is encoded by the coding sequence ATCCGCGCCCCGCGGAGGTCCGCCTCACCGTGGCAGTGGCGGCTGTTGCGGCTGGCCTCGATCGCCGCCGCGATCGGGTTGTGGCAAGTGCTCACCGCCGACAGGGTGCGACTGCTGCTGCGCTTCGACACGCTGCCGACGGTCACCGAGATCGTCCACGCGCTGCAGCGTCGGCTCGGCACCTATGAGTACTGGTTGGACCTGGCGCAGTCCCTGATCCGGATTCTCACTGGTTTCGGGCTGGCCGCCGTGGTCGGCGTCGCGACGGGCGTGCTGCTGGGCCGTTCCCGGTTGTTCGCCAACACCTTTGGTCCGCTGGCCGAGCTGGCCCGGCCGATTCCGGCGATCGCGATGGTCCCGGTGGCGATCCTGCTGTTCCCGACCGACGAGGCCGGCATCGTGTTCATCACCTTCCTCGCGGCCTACTTCCCGATCATGGTCAGCACCCGGCATGCGGTTCGGGCGCTGCCCACTCTGTGGGAGGACTCGGTGCGCACCCTCGGCGGAAACCGTTGGGACGTGCTCAAAAAGGTGGTGTTGCCGGGCATCCTGCCGGGAGTCTTCGGCGGCTTGTCGGTCGGCATGGGGGTGGCATGGATCTGCGTGATCTCCGCGGAGATGATCTCCGGCCGCCTCGGCATCGGCTACCGCACCTGGCAGGACTACACCGTGCTGGCCTACCCACAGGTATTCGTCGGCATCATCACGATCGGCGTACTCGGATTCGCGACCGCCGCGGCCGTCGAGGTCGTCGGCCGCCGGGTGACCAGCTGGCTGCCACGCGCCGAGGAGGAACAGCGGTGA
- a CDS encoding ABC transporter substrate-binding protein has translation MKRHAFRVASVAAMIVAVIAGCSLESLSASSGVVNVVIGYQSKTINTVTAGTLLRAQGYLERRLADITTRTGTKYAVHWQDYDTGAPITAQMLAEKIDIGSMGDYPMLINGSKTQANPLAKTEIVSITGYNPKGALNMIVVAPGSTATTLSDLAGSKVSASVGSAGHGTLMRALDRAGIKDVEVLNQQPQIGASALESGQVQGLSQFVAWPGLLVFQGKAKLLYDGAELNLPILHGVVVRRTYASSHPEVLAAFLQSQLDATDFLNQKPLEAARIVAQAAGLAPEVVYLYNGPGGTSFDTTLKPSLVEALKNDVPYLKSIGDFAELDVAGFVQDAPLRAVFGARGLNYDATRAASANPSVLSGDPALASELRLDGSEATQTLANPTSLLRAVRDATAHGAKVRAAYVPDAELGTRWFADKAVWVRDGRSYLPFGTPAGAHRYLAAHPGGAVVNYQQALGGSV, from the coding sequence ATGAAACGACACGCCTTCAGGGTGGCGTCGGTCGCGGCCATGATCGTCGCGGTCATCGCCGGTTGCTCGCTGGAGTCACTCTCGGCGTCCTCCGGTGTGGTCAATGTGGTAATCGGATACCAGTCCAAGACCATCAACACCGTCACCGCCGGGACGTTACTGCGCGCTCAGGGCTATCTGGAGCGCCGGCTCGCAGACATCACCACCCGCACCGGCACCAAATACGCTGTCCACTGGCAGGATTACGACACGGGCGCCCCGATCACCGCGCAGATGCTGGCCGAAAAGATCGACATCGGCTCGATGGGGGATTACCCCATGCTGATCAACGGCTCCAAGACGCAGGCCAACCCGCTGGCAAAGACCGAGATCGTCTCGATCACCGGCTACAACCCCAAGGGCGCGCTGAACATGATTGTGGTGGCGCCCGGTTCGACGGCCACCACGCTGAGTGACCTGGCCGGCTCGAAGGTCTCGGCAAGTGTGGGCTCGGCCGGACACGGCACCCTGATGCGCGCCCTGGATAGGGCCGGGATCAAGGACGTCGAGGTACTCAACCAGCAACCGCAAATCGGCGCATCAGCCCTGGAATCCGGTCAAGTGCAAGGACTGTCGCAATTCGTCGCCTGGCCGGGGCTGTTGGTGTTCCAGGGCAAGGCCAAACTGCTCTACGACGGCGCCGAGCTGAACCTGCCCATCCTGCACGGGGTGGTGGTGCGCCGCACATATGCGTCGTCGCATCCCGAAGTGCTGGCGGCTTTCCTGCAGTCGCAACTCGACGCCACCGACTTCCTCAACCAGAAGCCGCTGGAGGCGGCCCGCATCGTCGCCCAGGCGGCCGGGTTGGCACCGGAAGTAGTCTACCTCTACAACGGTCCCGGCGGCACGTCGTTCGATACCACGCTCAAACCGTCACTGGTCGAAGCACTGAAAAACGACGTGCCGTACCTGAAGTCGATCGGCGACTTCGCCGAACTCGACGTCGCCGGGTTCGTCCAGGACGCTCCGTTGCGTGCCGTGTTCGGCGCGCGTGGGCTCAACTACGACGCGACCCGGGCCGCGAGCGCCAACCCGTCGGTGCTCAGCGGAGACCCCGCCCTGGCCAGCGAACTGCGGCTGGACGGATCCGAGGCCACCCAGACGCTCGCCAACCCGACCAGCCTGCTGCGAGCGGTGCGCGACGCGACCGCCCACGGCGCCAAAGTGCGTGCTGCCTACGTTCCCGACGCCGAACTGGGCACCCGATGGTTCGCCGACAAGGCGGTCTGGGTGCGGGACGGCCGGAGCTATCTGCCGTTCGGAACCCCGGCCGGCGCGCATCGCTACCTTGCCGCCCACCCTGGCGGAGCTGTCGTCAATTACCAACAGGCCCTTGGAGGTTCGGTATGA
- a CDS encoding 4Fe-4S dicluster domain-containing protein, with protein MTLVNNNRVDVPVTIDESLCIDGCTLCVDVCPLDALAINPATGKAYMHVDECWYCGPCAARCPTGAVTVNMPYLLR; from the coding sequence ATGACGCTGGTCAACAACAATCGGGTCGACGTGCCCGTCACGATCGACGAGTCGCTGTGTATCGACGGCTGTACGCTCTGCGTCGACGTCTGTCCGCTCGACGCGCTGGCCATCAACCCCGCCACCGGCAAGGCGTACATGCACGTCGACGAATGCTGGTACTGCGGCCCCTGCGCCGCCCGCTGTCCGACCGGTGCCGTCACGGTCAACATGCCGTATCTACTTCGCTGA
- a CDS encoding GntR family transcriptional regulator, whose product MAEAIPIRGPRADRARRVADVLRQQIHAGAYPDGLPAEGVLAAEFAMSRNTIREALVILKHEGLIDRGPKVGTHVAQRKYDHRIDSLLGLKETFKHIGEVRNEVRAAMPVVAPPAVASRLRLEPGEPVVFIERLRYLGDLPLSLDLTYLAPDIGTQILDHPLETNDLFALIEQVSGHRLGEASLALEAIPADVHSAATLHVPDGSALLMLERLTSLDDGRPVDLEYIRMRGDRITMRGHLIRSKP is encoded by the coding sequence GTGGCTGAGGCGATACCCATTCGCGGACCCCGGGCCGACCGCGCCCGCCGGGTAGCCGATGTGCTGCGGCAGCAGATCCACGCCGGGGCCTATCCGGACGGACTGCCGGCCGAAGGCGTATTGGCGGCCGAGTTCGCAATGTCTCGCAACACCATTCGCGAGGCCCTGGTCATCCTCAAACACGAGGGGCTGATCGATCGAGGACCCAAGGTCGGCACCCACGTCGCGCAGCGCAAGTACGACCACCGGATCGACTCCCTGCTGGGATTGAAGGAGACCTTCAAACACATCGGCGAAGTCCGCAACGAGGTGCGCGCCGCCATGCCGGTGGTCGCCCCGCCCGCGGTGGCCAGCCGGCTGCGGTTGGAGCCCGGCGAGCCGGTGGTGTTCATCGAGCGGTTGCGCTATCTCGGCGACCTGCCGCTCAGCCTCGACCTGACCTATCTCGCCCCGGATATCGGGACCCAGATTCTGGACCATCCGCTGGAAACCAACGATCTCTTCGCGCTGATCGAGCAGGTGAGCGGCCACCGGCTGGGCGAGGCATCGCTTGCGCTGGAAGCCATCCCCGCCGATGTGCATTCGGCGGCCACCCTGCACGTGCCCGACGGGTCGGCGCTGCTGATGCTCGAGCGTCTTACCAGCCTGGACGACGGCCGACCCGTGGACCTGGAGTACATCCGGATGCGCGGCGATCGAATCACGATGCGCGGCCACCTGATAAGGAGCAAGCCATGA
- a CDS encoding isocitrate lyase/PEP mutase family protein, whose protein sequence is MSKGSILKNLILDPEILVMPGVFDTSSAKLAEQAGFTALECSGAAISGFHFGRPDYSLISLENMATCTARIVRSVDVPVMADGDNGFGNAVSTYYTVTAFEDLGAAGINLEDQISPKRCGHLAGKELIGLEEAVSKIRAAADARRDPDFVINARTDALAVEGLPGVIRRGNAYLEAGATMIFVEGVTSRDEIRHAVDNIRGPVAVNIVDGGKSPERLAFTELQELGVARVSLPGVLLLAALGGMREALARVRKDGDTAGLSDLLLPFREAHNLFGMNEVEQLEARYLA, encoded by the coding sequence ATGAGTAAAGGATCGATTTTGAAGAATTTGATTCTTGATCCCGAGATATTGGTTATGCCAGGTGTTTTCGATACCAGCAGCGCGAAACTAGCTGAACAAGCTGGGTTTACAGCACTGGAGTGCAGCGGTGCGGCGATCTCCGGATTTCACTTCGGCCGGCCGGACTACTCGTTGATTTCACTCGAAAACATGGCGACCTGCACCGCTCGCATCGTGCGCAGTGTGGATGTACCGGTAATGGCGGACGGCGACAACGGTTTCGGCAACGCCGTGAGTACCTACTACACGGTCACAGCGTTTGAAGACCTCGGTGCCGCAGGGATCAACCTCGAGGACCAGATCTCCCCCAAGCGCTGCGGCCACCTCGCCGGAAAGGAGTTGATCGGTCTCGAGGAGGCAGTATCCAAGATCCGCGCCGCCGCTGATGCGCGGCGGGACCCAGATTTTGTGATCAATGCCCGCACCGATGCGCTCGCGGTCGAAGGATTGCCAGGAGTGATCCGCCGCGGCAACGCCTATCTAGAAGCAGGAGCCACGATGATCTTCGTCGAGGGAGTAACGTCGCGAGACGAAATTCGGCACGCGGTCGATAACATCCGCGGTCCGGTGGCAGTCAACATCGTTGACGGCGGAAAATCACCCGAGCGGTTGGCGTTCACCGAACTACAAGAACTTGGTGTGGCCCGGGTGAGCCTGCCGGGCGTACTGCTGCTGGCCGCTCTAGGTGGCATGAGGGAGGCACTGGCGCGCGTCCGCAAAGACGGCGACACCGCCGGTCTCAGCGATTTGCTGCTGCCGTTCCGCGAGGCGCACAACCTGTTTGGCATGAACGAGGTCGAACAACTCGAAGCCCGATACCTAGCATGA